Proteins encoded by one window of Streptomyces clavuligerus:
- the pucL gene encoding factor-independent urate hydroxylase: protein MATTLGQNQYGKAESRVVRIVRDGPTHHIKDLSVSIALSGDMDDVHYSGSNAHVLPTDTAKNTVYAFAREHGIASAEHFGIRLARHFVTSQRTVHRARVRIEEYAWERIAAPGSPTGRAHSFVRAGQETRVCQITFDGGRWEIVSGLKGLTVLNSTDSEFQGYVRDRYTTLQEAYDRVLATDVSARWRYRWTSDAEPEPDWDGEYARSREGMLQAFAGTYSLSLQQTLYRMGAEVVESGDTIDEIRLSLPNHHHFLVDLAPFGLTNEHHVYFAADRPYGLIEATVLRDGAEALIPADLTLV, encoded by the coding sequence ATGGCCACGACGCTGGGACAGAACCAGTACGGCAAGGCGGAGAGCCGCGTCGTCAGGATCGTCCGGGACGGCCCCACCCACCACATCAAGGACCTCAGCGTCTCCATCGCCCTCTCCGGTGACATGGACGACGTCCATTACTCCGGCTCCAACGCCCATGTCCTGCCGACCGACACCGCCAAGAACACCGTGTACGCCTTCGCCCGGGAACACGGCATCGCCTCCGCCGAACACTTCGGCATCCGTCTCGCCCGGCACTTCGTCACCTCCCAGCGGACCGTGCACCGGGCGCGCGTCCGGATCGAGGAGTACGCCTGGGAGCGCATCGCGGCCCCCGGTTCGCCCACCGGGCGCGCGCACTCCTTCGTCCGCGCGGGGCAGGAGACCAGGGTCTGCCAGATCACCTTCGACGGCGGGCGCTGGGAGATCGTCTCCGGGCTCAAGGGACTCACCGTGCTGAACTCCACGGACTCCGAGTTCCAGGGGTATGTCAGGGACCGCTACACCACCCTCCAGGAGGCGTACGACCGCGTCCTGGCCACCGATGTCTCCGCCCGCTGGCGCTACCGCTGGACCTCGGACGCGGAGCCGGAGCCCGACTGGGACGGCGAGTACGCGCGGTCCCGGGAGGGGATGCTCCAGGCGTTCGCGGGAACGTACTCGCTCTCGCTCCAGCAGACCCTCTACCGGATGGGCGCCGAGGTGGTCGAGAGCGGCGACACCATAGACGAGATCCGGCTCTCGCTCCCCAACCACCATCACTTCCTGGTGGATCTGGCGCCCTTCGGCCTCACCAACGAGCACCACGTCTACTTCGCCGCCGACCGCCCCTACGGCCTGATCGAGGCGACCGTGCTCCGGGACGGCGCCGAAGCCCTGATCCCGGCCGATCTCACCCTGGTCTGA
- the uraD gene encoding 2-oxo-4-hydroxy-4-carboxy-5-ureidoimidazoline decarboxylase translates to MTGPPRPPAPPDGPAPGLARLNAASDADALAALGEICASRAWARLLLARRPYPDTEALLAAADAALAELTPDDLAEALAGHAPIGAPRPGDPVSAREQHGMTGADAALRDEMRTLNEEYRRRFGQVFLIRAIGLTGEEMRDALRARLGHPPEREREAVRAELGGINRARLTRLARPPTASVSTHVLDTSAGRPAPGVPVTLSVRRGDDGPWTPLGTSATDADGRCRDLPHPPGDTTQIRLDFRTADHLAARAGEAALGAARAFFPEVSVVCAVEPGEHYHVPLLLNPFGYCVYRGS, encoded by the coding sequence ATGACGGGTCCGCCGCGTCCACCCGCCCCGCCCGACGGCCCCGCCCCGGGGCTCGCCCGGCTCAACGCCGCGTCCGACGCCGACGCCCTCGCCGCCCTCGGCGAGATCTGCGCCAGCCGCGCCTGGGCCCGACTCCTGCTCGCCCGTCGCCCCTACCCCGACACGGAGGCGCTGCTCGCCGCCGCCGACGCCGCGCTCGCGGAGCTGACGCCGGACGATCTCGCCGAGGCGCTGGCGGGCCACGCCCCGATCGGCGCCCCCCGCCCCGGCGACCCGGTGTCCGCCCGGGAGCAGCACGGCATGACCGGCGCCGACGCCGCGCTCCGGGACGAGATGCGTACCCTCAACGAGGAGTACCGCCGCCGTTTCGGCCAGGTCTTCCTCATCCGGGCCATCGGGCTGACCGGCGAGGAGATGCGGGACGCGCTCCGTGCGCGGCTCGGCCATCCGCCGGAGCGCGAACGGGAGGCCGTCCGGGCCGAGCTGGGCGGCATCAACCGGGCCCGGCTCACCCGGCTGGCGCGACCGCCCACGGCGTCCGTGTCCACCCATGTCCTCGACACCAGCGCGGGCCGCCCCGCCCCCGGTGTCCCCGTCACCCTCTCCGTCCGCCGGGGGGACGACGGCCCCTGGACCCCGCTCGGCACCTCCGCCACCGACGCCGACGGCCGCTGCCGGGATCTGCCCCATCCGCCCGGGGACACCACGCAGATCCGGCTCGACTTCCGCACCGCGGACCATCTCGCGGCCCGCGCCGGGGAAGCCGCCCTTGGGGCCGCCCGCGCCTTCTTCCCCGAGGTCTCCGTCGTCTGCGCCGTCGAACCCGGCGAGCACTACCACGTACCGCTGCTGCTCAACCCGTTCGGCTACTGCGTCTACCGAGGGAGCTGA
- a CDS encoding helix-turn-helix domain-containing protein encodes MTEPGEHPLAHAVRPLADALGAELLTPDRAGPDDVVLAWEGESVVAVRLPQLSESLDRLLAALERRHGMPLSELDRRTKQTVVRSLEARGAFAVRHGVETVAGALGVSRFTVYNYLNRAKTP; translated from the coding sequence ATGACCGAACCGGGAGAACATCCGCTGGCGCATGCCGTCAGACCGCTGGCGGACGCGCTCGGCGCGGAGCTGCTCACCCCCGACCGGGCCGGACCGGACGACGTGGTCCTCGCCTGGGAGGGGGAGAGCGTGGTGGCCGTGCGGCTGCCCCAGCTCTCCGAATCCCTCGACCGTCTGCTGGCCGCCCTGGAGCGGCGGCACGGTATGCCCCTGTCCGAACTCGACCGCAGGACCAAGCAGACCGTCGTCCGGAGTCTGGAGGCCCGGGGCGCCTTCGCCGTCCGCCATGGCGTGGAGACCGTCGCCGGTGCGCTCGGCGTCAGCCGTTTCACCGTCTACAACTACCTCAACCGCGCCAAAACGCCCTGA
- a CDS encoding GNAT family N-acetyltransferase, whose amino-acid sequence MPIRAATAAELPRLQEIERVAGEPFRALGMAAVADDEPPSLDLLEEFRAAGRAWVSVDGGNRPLAYLIHEDVDGAAHVEQVSVDPAAAHRRLGSGLIDHLAGRAAAGGLTALTLTTFAEVPWNAPYYTRLGFRVLAEAELTEGLRAIRHTEQEIGLDRWPRVCMRREL is encoded by the coding sequence ATGCCCATTCGAGCGGCCACCGCGGCCGAACTGCCCCGGCTCCAGGAGATCGAACGAGTGGCCGGAGAACCCTTCCGGGCCCTCGGCATGGCGGCCGTCGCCGACGACGAACCCCCCTCGCTCGACCTGTTGGAGGAGTTCCGCGCCGCCGGGCGCGCCTGGGTCTCGGTGGACGGCGGGAACCGGCCGCTCGCCTATCTGATCCACGAGGACGTCGACGGCGCCGCCCATGTCGAGCAGGTCTCGGTCGATCCGGCCGCCGCGCACCGGCGGCTCGGCAGCGGACTGATCGACCATCTCGCCGGGCGCGCGGCGGCCGGGGGTCTGACCGCCCTCACACTGACCACGTTCGCCGAGGTCCCGTGGAACGCCCCGTACTACACCCGGCTGGGGTTCCGGGTGCTGGCGGAGGCCGAGCTGACCGAGGGGCTGCGGGCGATCCGGCACACGGAGCAGGAGATCGGGCTCGACCGCTGGCCCCGGGTCTGCATGCGCCGGGAGCTGTGA
- a CDS encoding AMP-binding protein: MTTGATADGPGAALSYTHGTGTTPLLGETIGHNLDRAVAAHPGREALVVAGGGPRWTYAEFGAAVAELARAFLGIGVAKGDRVGIWAVNCPEWVLTQYATARIGAILVNINPAYRSHELAYVLNQSGVSVLCASTAHRTSDYRAMVEEVRADCPRLRAVHYIGRTGEQGAADGLGATGWDTLLAAAAAVSPGDLAAREATLSCDDPVNIQYTSGTTGFPKGATLSHHNILNNGYFVGETLGYTERDRICIPVPFYHCFGMVMGNLAATSHGACMVIPAPSFDPAATLRAVADERCTSLYGVPTMFIAELALPDFAAYDLGSLRTGIMAGSPCPVEVMKRVVTEMHMAEVSICYGMTETSPVSTQTRREDDLERRTGTVGRVLPHVEVKVIDPDTGTVLPRGRAGELCTRGYGVMIGYWGEPERSAEAVDTGRWMHTGDLAVMRPDGYVQIVGRIKDMIIRGGENIYPREIEEFLHAHPKISDVQVVGVPDERYGEEILACVIPRDPADPPTQDEVTAFCRDRLAHFKIPRRVEILDAFPMTVSGKVRKVELRERYAAGPEGTG, translated from the coding sequence ATGACGACCGGAGCGACTGCGGACGGCCCCGGCGCCGCGCTCTCGTACACCCATGGCACCGGCACCACACCGCTGCTGGGCGAGACCATCGGACACAACCTCGACCGGGCCGTGGCCGCCCACCCCGGGCGGGAGGCGCTGGTGGTCGCGGGCGGCGGCCCCCGCTGGACCTACGCCGAGTTCGGCGCGGCCGTCGCCGAGCTGGCCCGCGCGTTCCTGGGCATCGGTGTCGCCAAGGGCGACCGGGTCGGCATCTGGGCCGTCAACTGCCCCGAGTGGGTGCTGACGCAGTACGCCACCGCCAGGATCGGCGCCATCCTGGTCAACATCAACCCCGCCTACCGCTCGCACGAGCTGGCCTATGTGCTGAACCAGTCGGGCGTCTCGGTGCTCTGCGCCTCGACCGCCCACCGGACCAGCGACTACCGCGCCATGGTGGAGGAGGTCCGCGCCGACTGCCCGCGGCTGCGCGCCGTCCACTACATCGGGCGAACGGGGGAGCAGGGGGCGGCGGACGGCCTCGGGGCCACCGGCTGGGACACCCTGCTGGCCGCCGCCGCTGCCGTGAGCCCCGGCGACCTCGCCGCCCGCGAGGCCACGCTCTCCTGCGACGACCCCGTCAACATCCAGTACACCTCCGGCACCACCGGCTTCCCCAAGGGCGCCACCCTCTCCCACCACAACATCCTCAACAACGGCTACTTCGTGGGGGAGACACTCGGCTACACCGAACGGGACCGCATATGCATACCGGTGCCCTTCTACCACTGCTTCGGCATGGTCATGGGCAATCTCGCGGCCACCTCGCACGGCGCCTGCATGGTGATCCCCGCGCCCTCCTTCGACCCGGCGGCCACCCTGCGCGCGGTCGCCGACGAGCGCTGCACCTCGCTCTACGGGGTGCCGACCATGTTCATCGCCGAGCTGGCCCTGCCCGACTTCGCCGCGTACGACCTCGGTTCGCTGCGCACCGGCATCATGGCGGGTTCGCCCTGCCCGGTGGAGGTGATGAAACGGGTCGTCACCGAGATGCACATGGCCGAGGTGTCCATCTGCTACGGCATGACGGAGACCTCCCCGGTCTCCACCCAGACCCGCCGCGAGGACGATCTGGAGCGCCGCACCGGCACGGTCGGCCGGGTGCTGCCGCATGTCGAGGTCAAGGTGATCGACCCCGACACGGGGACCGTCCTGCCCCGGGGCCGGGCCGGTGAGCTGTGCACCCGGGGCTACGGGGTGATGATCGGCTACTGGGGCGAGCCGGAGCGGAGCGCCGAGGCCGTCGACACCGGGCGGTGGATGCACACCGGCGATCTGGCGGTGATGCGCCCCGACGGCTATGTCCAGATCGTCGGCCGGATCAAGGACATGATCATCCGGGGCGGCGAGAACATCTATCCGCGGGAGATCGAGGAGTTCCTCCACGCCCACCCCAAGATCTCCGATGTGCAGGTGGTCGGCGTCCCCGACGAGCGGTACGGGGAGGAGATCCTGGCCTGTGTCATCCCCCGCGACCCCGCCGATCCGCCGACCCAGGACGAGGTGACCGCCTTCTGCCGGGACCGGCTCGCCCACTTCAAGATCCCGCGCAGGGTGGAGATCCTGGACGCCTTCCCGATGACCGTGAGCGGGAAGGTGCGCAAGGTGGAGCTGAGGGAACGGTATGCGGCGGGGCCGGAGGGAACCGGCTGA
- a CDS encoding AMP-binding protein, which translates to MTAGSATDEFRSARDFLLRHREEYRRAYEGFAWPRPARFNWALDWFDVIAAGNDRTALHIVDEPEGPGAAGSEVRLSFAELAERSDRVANWLGSRGVRAGDRMIVMLGNQYELWETALAAMKLRAVVIPATPLLGPPDLRDRVERGRASHVLARAADAGKFADVPGDYTRISVGPGAPAGWIPYEESATADAGFRPDGITRSDDPLMLYFTSGTTARPKLVEHTHTSYPIGHLATMYWIGLRPGDVHLNISSPGWAKHAWSNLFAPWNAEATVFVHNYRRFDPARLLAEMERAGVTSFCAPPTVWRMLIQADLGRLSTPPREVVAAGEPLNPEVIETVRREWGVTVRDGFGQTETAVQVANSPGQLLKAGSMGRPSPGYRVELLDPVTGAPGAAEGEIALDLSARPAGLMAGYHGDPGRTAEAMADGYYRTGDIGSRDADGYITYIGRADDVFKASDYKISPFELESALLEHEAVAEAAVVPAPDPLRLAVPKAYIVLTAGWEPGPETARVLFAHSRAVLAPYKRVRRIEFGELPKTVSGKIRRIELRERTARGSTAEYDEGDLS; encoded by the coding sequence ATGACGGCTGGCAGCGCGACCGACGAGTTCCGGTCCGCCCGGGACTTCCTGCTGCGGCACCGGGAGGAGTACCGGCGCGCGTACGAGGGGTTCGCCTGGCCCCGGCCCGCGCGTTTCAACTGGGCTCTGGACTGGTTCGACGTCATCGCCGCCGGCAACGACCGCACCGCGCTGCACATCGTCGACGAGCCGGAGGGGCCCGGGGCGGCCGGGAGCGAGGTCCGGCTCTCCTTCGCGGAGCTGGCCGAGCGCTCCGACCGGGTCGCGAACTGGCTCGGCTCCCGGGGCGTCCGGGCAGGTGACCGCATGATCGTCATGCTCGGCAACCAGTACGAGCTGTGGGAGACCGCGCTCGCCGCGATGAAGCTGCGCGCCGTCGTCATCCCCGCCACCCCGCTGCTCGGCCCGCCGGACCTGCGGGACCGCGTGGAGCGCGGCCGGGCCTCGCACGTCCTCGCCCGCGCCGCCGACGCCGGGAAGTTCGCCGATGTGCCCGGCGACTACACCCGGATCTCGGTCGGCCCCGGCGCCCCCGCCGGATGGATTCCGTACGAGGAGAGCGCCACCGCCGACGCCGGTTTCCGCCCGGACGGGATCACCCGATCCGATGACCCGCTGATGCTGTACTTCACCTCCGGGACCACCGCCCGCCCCAAGCTCGTGGAGCACACCCACACCTCGTACCCCATCGGCCATCTCGCCACGATGTACTGGATCGGGCTGCGGCCCGGCGATGTGCACCTCAACATCTCCTCGCCGGGCTGGGCCAAGCACGCCTGGTCCAACCTCTTCGCCCCCTGGAACGCGGAGGCGACCGTCTTTGTCCACAACTACCGGCGCTTCGACCCGGCCCGGCTGCTGGCGGAGATGGAGCGGGCCGGTGTCACCAGCTTCTGCGCCCCGCCGACGGTGTGGCGGATGCTGATCCAGGCCGACCTGGGACGGCTCAGCACCCCGCCGCGCGAGGTGGTGGCGGCGGGGGAGCCGCTGAACCCCGAGGTCATCGAGACGGTCCGGCGCGAGTGGGGTGTCACGGTCCGGGACGGCTTCGGCCAGACGGAGACCGCCGTGCAGGTCGCCAACAGCCCCGGCCAGCTCCTGAAGGCCGGGTCCATGGGCCGCCCCAGCCCCGGCTACCGGGTGGAGCTGCTGGACCCGGTCACCGGCGCCCCCGGGGCGGCCGAGGGGGAGATCGCGCTCGATCTGTCCGCCCGGCCCGCCGGACTGATGGCGGGCTACCACGGCGACCCCGGGCGCACGGCGGAGGCCATGGCGGACGGCTACTACCGGACCGGGGACATCGGCTCCCGCGACGCCGACGGCTACATCACCTACATCGGACGCGCCGACGACGTCTTCAAGGCGTCCGACTACAAGATCTCCCCGTTCGAGCTGGAGAGCGCGCTCCTGGAGCACGAGGCGGTGGCCGAGGCGGCGGTGGTGCCCGCGCCCGACCCCCTGCGGCTCGCCGTCCCCAAGGCGTACATCGTGCTCACGGCGGGCTGGGAGCCGGGACCGGAGACCGCCAGGGTGCTCTTCGCCCACTCCCGCGCGGTCCTCGCCCCCTACAAGCGGGTCCGCCGGATCGAGTTCGGCGAGCTGCCCAAGACCGTCTCCGGGAAGATCCGGAGAATCGAGCTGCGGGAGCGCACGGCCCGGGGCTCGACGGCCGAGTACGACGAGGGAGACCTGTCATGA
- a CDS encoding helix-turn-helix domain-containing protein, with translation MSEPADAVELRAALLRLRRASGIPIAFGGVLLDPHRLRIAQLSGAQTSALQGLAVCVGNGLGGKAMALGRPCAVTDYHEARHISHEYDGPVLAEGLRSVLAVPVVVRRKVRGVLYGALRRAVPLGDRTFDEAVAAARDVEQALVVREEVQGLLTIAREPRMGPAAWEEVREVHGELRALAPRVADPVLRGQLLAVCGRLAAAGTPSRGPAAADGTRTTIALAPREVDVLACVAAGSTNAAAADRLGLRPETVKGYLRAAMRKLGAHTRLEAVVAARRAGLLP, from the coding sequence GTGTCCGAGCCTGCCGACGCGGTGGAGTTGCGGGCGGCGCTGCTGCGGCTGCGCCGGGCGAGCGGAATCCCGATCGCGTTCGGGGGGGTGCTGCTCGATCCCCATCGGCTGCGGATCGCCCAGCTCAGCGGGGCGCAGACCAGTGCGCTCCAGGGGCTGGCGGTCTGTGTGGGCAACGGCCTCGGCGGAAAGGCGATGGCCCTGGGACGGCCGTGCGCGGTGACCGACTACCACGAGGCCCGGCACATCAGCCATGAGTACGACGGCCCGGTGCTGGCGGAGGGGCTGCGCTCGGTCCTCGCGGTGCCGGTGGTGGTGCGGCGCAAGGTGCGCGGGGTCCTGTACGGGGCGCTGCGGCGCGCGGTGCCGCTGGGCGACCGGACCTTCGACGAGGCGGTGGCGGCGGCGCGGGACGTGGAACAGGCGCTGGTCGTGCGCGAGGAGGTGCAGGGGCTGCTGACGATCGCCCGGGAGCCGCGGATGGGGCCCGCGGCCTGGGAGGAGGTCCGCGAGGTCCACGGCGAGCTGCGGGCCCTGGCCCCCCGGGTGGCCGATCCGGTGCTGCGCGGGCAGCTTCTCGCGGTCTGCGGCCGACTGGCCGCCGCGGGCACGCCCTCGCGGGGTCCGGCCGCGGCGGACGGCACCCGGACGACGATCGCGCTCGCGCCCCGCGAGGTCGACGTCCTCGCCTGTGTCGCGGCGGGCTCGACGAACGCGGCGGCGGCGGATCGGCTGGGGCTGCGCCCGGAGACGGTGAAGGGCTACCTCCGCGCGGCCATGCGGAAACTGGGCGCGCACACCCGTCTGGAGGCGGTGGTCGCGGCCCGCCGCGCGGGGCTGCTGCCGTAG
- a CDS encoding SAV_915 family protein encodes MDTLTREGAGAETADPDEPRPAGPLYVPVRLGSAGGRQLRFLRTSLGVRTAVGFTSPERLTAALGARQRWIRLAEPALRALAEPLGVTTVTVDPRLGAPVARRARHDAPAAPCARRAGGPGGLLRSAAAPATAGLPYPD; translated from the coding sequence ATGGACACGCTCACCCGTGAGGGCGCGGGCGCGGAGACCGCCGACCCCGACGAACCCCGGCCGGCGGGGCCCCTGTACGTTCCGGTCCGGCTCGGCTCCGCCGGCGGTCGTCAACTGCGTTTCCTGCGGACATCCCTGGGGGTGCGCACCGCGGTCGGGTTCACCAGCCCGGAGCGGCTGACGGCGGCGCTCGGCGCCCGTCAGCGGTGGATCAGGCTCGCCGAGCCCGCGCTGCGCGCCCTCGCGGAGCCGCTCGGGGTGACCACGGTGACGGTGGACCCCCGGCTCGGCGCCCCGGTCGCCCGGCGGGCGCGGCACGACGCGCCGGCCGCCCCCTGTGCCCGCCGCGCGGGCGGTCCCGGCGGACTCCTCCGGTCCGCCGCCGCCCCGGCCACCGCGGGCCTGCCGTATCCCGACTGA
- the lysA gene encoding diaminopimelate decarboxylase, with product MTVVPTLPTSLPEQLAGPSVWPAGAVLAPGGDVAVGGVPLLELAERYGTPVYVLDEAEVRARARAWRRALPDADVVYAAKAFLSRAVVDWMEQEGLGLDVCSAGELELAASRGFPAERIVLHGNAKSPQDLRTALRLGVGRIVIDSEGEIARLAAQVQGPEPQQVMVRVLPGIEAGGHRKIRTGGEGQKFGLSLANGDAEEAVARVLGQPGLELVGLHCHLGSQIASPEPYARAVRRLVALLARLRDRHGITLPELDLGGGFAVAYLPGDPAPAPAAYGRRIQDELIRSCAESDYPAPRLTVEPGRSIMAPAGVALYRVLAVKRSGGRVFAAVDGGMSDNPRPALYGARYTVRRVGRVSAAPMRATTVVGRHCEAGDVLAESVELPEDLRPGDVLAVPGAGAYHVSMASGYNMTGRPPVVAVAEGRSRVLLRRETFEDHRSRDIGL from the coding sequence ATGACCGTCGTCCCCACGCTCCCCACGTCCCTGCCGGAACAGCTCGCGGGCCCCTCCGTGTGGCCCGCCGGCGCGGTGCTCGCGCCCGGCGGCGATGTGGCGGTGGGCGGTGTCCCCCTGCTGGAGCTGGCCGAACGGTACGGCACCCCGGTCTACGTCCTCGACGAGGCCGAGGTGCGCGCCCGGGCCCGGGCCTGGCGGCGGGCACTGCCGGACGCCGACGTGGTGTACGCGGCGAAGGCGTTCCTGTCCCGGGCCGTCGTGGACTGGATGGAGCAGGAGGGCCTGGGCCTCGACGTCTGCTCGGCCGGAGAGCTGGAGCTGGCGGCGAGCCGGGGCTTCCCGGCGGAACGGATCGTGCTGCACGGAAACGCCAAGTCCCCGCAGGACCTGCGGACCGCGCTGCGGCTGGGCGTGGGCCGGATCGTCATCGACTCCGAGGGGGAGATCGCCCGGCTGGCCGCACAGGTCCAGGGCCCCGAACCGCAGCAGGTCATGGTGCGCGTGCTGCCCGGGATCGAGGCGGGCGGCCATCGGAAGATCCGTACCGGCGGCGAGGGACAGAAGTTCGGACTCTCGCTCGCGAACGGGGACGCCGAGGAGGCCGTCGCCCGGGTGCTGGGGCAGCCCGGTCTGGAACTCGTCGGTCTCCACTGCCATCTGGGGTCGCAGATCGCCTCACCGGAGCCGTACGCCCGTGCGGTGCGGCGGCTGGTGGCCCTGCTGGCCCGGCTCCGCGACCGCCACGGCATCACCCTGCCGGAGCTGGACCTCGGCGGCGGTTTCGCCGTGGCCTATCTGCCCGGGGATCCGGCGCCCGCTCCGGCGGCGTACGGCCGTCGCATCCAGGACGAACTGATCCGCAGCTGTGCCGAGTCCGACTACCCGGCGCCCCGGCTGACGGTGGAGCCGGGCCGCTCGATCATGGCCCCGGCGGGGGTGGCGCTCTACCGGGTCCTCGCGGTGAAACGTTCGGGCGGCCGGGTGTTCGCCGCCGTCGACGGCGGGATGAGCGACAACCCGCGGCCCGCGCTCTACGGCGCGCGGTACACCGTCCGCAGGGTGGGGCGGGTGTCGGCGGCGCCGATGCGGGCGACGACGGTGGTGGGGCGGCACTGCGAGGCGGGAGATGTGCTCGCCGAGTCGGTGGAGCTGCCGGAGGATCTGCGGCCCGGTGATGTGCTGGCGGTTCCGGGAGCGGGCGCGTACCACGTGTCGATGGCGTCGGGCTACAACATGACGGGCAGGCCGCCGGTGGTGGCGGTGGCCGAGGGGCGGTCGCGGGTGCTGCTGCGGCGGGAGACCTTCGAGGACCACCGCAGCCGGGACATCGGTCTGTGA